The proteins below come from a single Azospirillum thiophilum genomic window:
- the hflK gene encoding FtsH protease activity modulator HflK: protein MPWNNQGGGGGGGPWGPPPGNNGPGNPWGRPQGGGNGGGGGGPQPPDLEDLLRRSQDRLRRAMPGGFGSGRGAALVVGVLGLIWLASGIYRVEADEQGVVMRFGEWTRTEQPGLRYRLPSPIETVLLPKVTRVNRIEVGYRSSVGGGRNDRDVPDESLMLTGDENIVDIDFTVFWVIKDAGNFLFKIREPEVTVKKAAESAMREVIGRTDLQPALTEARQQIETSTRQLLQTMLDEYQAGIEITQVQLQKADPPQPVIDAFNDVQRARADRERARNEAEAYRNDIIPRARGEAERLVQEASAYREQVVSLAQGDAERFRKVYEAYALSKDVTAKRMYLETMEEIFRGRNKIIVDGAAQNVVPYLPLNQLAPNAAPAPQQAPRQAPPANPGGNQGGARPGTQTQPLSALPQNPSLSGQ from the coding sequence ATGCCGTGGAACAATCAAGGCGGGGGTGGCGGTGGCGGCCCCTGGGGGCCTCCGCCGGGCAACAACGGCCCGGGCAACCCGTGGGGGCGTCCCCAGGGCGGGGGAAATGGCGGCGGTGGCGGCGGCCCGCAGCCTCCCGACCTTGAGGATCTCCTGCGGCGCAGCCAGGACCGGCTGCGGCGCGCCATGCCAGGCGGCTTCGGCAGCGGGCGGGGCGCGGCGCTGGTCGTGGGCGTGCTCGGCCTGATCTGGCTCGCCAGCGGCATCTACCGCGTCGAGGCGGACGAGCAGGGCGTGGTCATGCGCTTTGGCGAATGGACGCGCACCGAACAGCCCGGCCTGCGTTACCGCCTGCCGTCGCCGATCGAAACGGTGCTGCTGCCCAAGGTCACCCGGGTGAACCGGATCGAGGTCGGCTACCGCTCGTCGGTGGGCGGCGGCCGCAACGACCGCGACGTGCCCGACGAATCGCTGATGCTGACCGGCGACGAGAACATCGTCGACATCGACTTCACGGTGTTCTGGGTCATCAAGGACGCCGGGAACTTCCTGTTCAAGATCCGCGAGCCGGAAGTGACGGTGAAGAAGGCGGCCGAAAGCGCGATGCGCGAGGTCATCGGCCGCACCGACCTGCAGCCGGCCCTGACCGAGGCCCGCCAGCAGATCGAGACCTCGACCCGCCAGCTGCTCCAGACCATGCTGGACGAGTATCAGGCGGGCATCGAGATCACCCAGGTCCAGCTGCAGAAGGCCGACCCGCCGCAGCCGGTCATCGACGCCTTCAACGACGTGCAGCGTGCCCGCGCCGACCGCGAGCGCGCCCGCAACGAGGCGGAAGCCTACCGCAACGACATCATCCCGCGGGCACGCGGCGAGGCGGAGCGGCTGGTGCAGGAGGCTTCGGCCTACCGCGAGCAGGTGGTCAGCCTGGCGCAGGGCGATGCCGAGCGTTTCCGCAAGGTGTACGAGGCCTATGCCCTGTCCAAGGACGTCACCGCCAAGCGCATGTACCTGGAGACGATGGAGGAGATCTTCCGCGGCCGGAACAAGATCATCGTGGACGGGGCGGCGCAGAACGTCGTGCCGTACCTGCCGCTGAACCAGCTGGCCCCGAACGCCGCCCCGGCTCCGCAGCAGGCGCCGCGCCAGGCCCCGCCGGCCAACCCGGGTGGCAACCAGGGAGGGGCGCGGCCGGGCACGCAGACGCAGCCGCTGTCGGCCCTGCCGCAAAACCCGTCCCTGTCCGGCCAGTGA
- the apbC gene encoding iron-sulfur cluster carrier protein ApbC, producing the protein MAQIGEAQVMQALKTVVDPDRGGDIVSLGMLSGLVVRDGHVAFSIEVDPKRGAQAEPLRHAAEKAVDALPGVLSVTAVLTAHRAAPQAAAQQGHGHSHGHSHGHSHGAPKEDPQKPLVPGVKAIVAVASGKGGVGKSTTSANLALALAANGLRVGLLDADIYGPSMPRMMGISGRPNSPDGKRLEPMENYGIKVMSMGFLVAEDTPMIWRGPMVMSALQQMLRDVNWGTLDVLVVDMPPGTGDAQLTMAQQVPLAGAVIVSTPQDIALLDARKGLNMFRRVDVPVLGIIENMSYFCCPNCGHRTEIFSHGGARKEADDLGMEFLGEIPLHLSIRETSDQGQPIVVSQPESEYAQSYRRIATRLWEKIGGGPTGRAAPRIVVE; encoded by the coding sequence ATGGCGCAGATTGGCGAAGCTCAAGTCATGCAGGCGCTGAAGACCGTCGTCGACCCGGACCGGGGCGGCGACATCGTCAGCTTGGGCATGTTGTCGGGCCTCGTGGTGCGCGACGGGCATGTCGCCTTTTCCATCGAAGTCGATCCGAAACGCGGCGCCCAGGCCGAACCGCTGCGCCATGCCGCCGAAAAAGCGGTCGACGCCCTGCCGGGCGTGCTGTCGGTCACCGCGGTGCTGACCGCCCACCGCGCCGCCCCGCAGGCCGCGGCACAGCAGGGCCACGGGCATTCGCATGGGCACTCCCACGGCCATTCGCATGGAGCGCCGAAGGAAGACCCGCAGAAGCCGCTGGTTCCCGGCGTCAAGGCGATCGTCGCGGTCGCGTCCGGCAAGGGCGGCGTCGGCAAATCGACCACGTCGGCCAACCTCGCATTGGCCCTGGCCGCGAACGGACTGAGGGTCGGGCTGCTCGACGCCGACATCTACGGCCCCTCGATGCCGCGCATGATGGGCATCTCCGGCCGGCCGAACAGCCCCGACGGCAAGCGCCTGGAGCCGATGGAGAATTACGGCATCAAGGTGATGTCGATGGGCTTCCTGGTCGCCGAGGACACGCCGATGATCTGGCGCGGGCCGATGGTGATGAGCGCGCTCCAGCAGATGCTGCGCGACGTCAACTGGGGCACGCTCGACGTGCTGGTGGTCGACATGCCGCCGGGCACCGGCGACGCCCAGCTGACAATGGCGCAGCAGGTGCCGCTGGCCGGCGCGGTGATCGTCTCCACCCCGCAGGACATCGCGCTGCTGGACGCCCGCAAGGGGCTGAACATGTTCCGCCGCGTCGATGTCCCGGTGCTGGGCATCATCGAGAACATGAGCTATTTCTGCTGCCCGAACTGCGGCCACCGCACCGAAATCTTCAGCCACGGCGGCGCCCGCAAGGAGGCCGACGATCTCGGCATGGAGTTCCTGGGCGAGATCCCGCTGCACCTGTCGATCCGCGAGACCTCCGATCAGGGCCAGCCCATCGTGGTGTCCCAGCCAGAGTCGGAATACGCCCAGTCCTACCGCCGCATCGCCACCCGCCTGTGGGAGAAGATCGGCGGCGGCCCGACCGGCCGCGCCGCGCCGCGCATCGTGGTGGAGTGA
- a CDS encoding Hsp70 family protein, producing the protein MTACGLDFGTSNTTLGVQDSGGFRLLALDDARTTLPTAVFFDFEHDRTTIGQAAIDGYVSGVEGRLMRSIKSMLGTDLIDADTALRKGRISFRAVIGTFLELVKARAEQSLRSELGDVVVGRPVHFVDGDPAGDAAAEEALGLIARTAGFRNVSFQFEPIAAALDYEQQVNAEELALIADIGGGTSDFSVVRIGPERRGRADRAGDILANDGIRVGGTDFDRDLSLATAMPELGLGSAMKRAGLLAPRSIYFDLATWAKINFLYTAKAMAELERLQRDSAEPDKIERLIGVVEHRQGHALAMAVERTKIALSDREAAELALDWGDGKLALPVDRAALNRATGSLAARIGVRIRDCLADAGVTADRIDAVFLTGGSTLLPQVRAAILAEAPDARVVEGNIFGSVGLGLTVEAQRRYG; encoded by the coding sequence ATGACGGCTTGCGGGCTCGATTTCGGCACATCGAACACGACGCTGGGCGTCCAGGATTCCGGCGGCTTCCGGCTGCTGGCGCTGGACGACGCGCGCACGACCCTGCCGACGGCGGTGTTCTTCGACTTCGAGCATGACCGGACGACCATCGGGCAGGCCGCCATCGACGGCTATGTGTCGGGGGTCGAGGGCCGGCTGATGCGCTCGATCAAGTCGATGCTCGGCACCGACCTGATCGATGCCGACACCGCGCTGCGCAAGGGCCGCATCAGCTTCCGCGCCGTCATCGGCACCTTCCTCGAACTGGTGAAGGCGCGGGCCGAGCAGTCCCTTCGGAGCGAACTGGGCGACGTGGTGGTCGGCCGTCCGGTCCATTTCGTCGACGGCGACCCGGCCGGCGACGCGGCGGCGGAAGAGGCGCTGGGCCTGATCGCCCGCACCGCCGGCTTCCGCAACGTCTCCTTCCAGTTCGAGCCGATCGCCGCGGCGCTCGACTACGAGCAGCAGGTGAATGCCGAGGAATTGGCGCTGATCGCCGACATCGGCGGCGGCACCTCGGACTTCTCGGTGGTGCGGATCGGGCCGGAGCGGCGCGGCCGGGCCGACCGGGCCGGCGACATCCTGGCGAACGACGGCATCCGCGTCGGCGGCACCGACTTCGACCGTGACCTCAGCCTCGCCACCGCCATGCCGGAGCTGGGGCTGGGCAGCGCGATGAAGCGCGCCGGGCTGCTGGCGCCCAGGAGCATCTATTTCGATCTGGCGACCTGGGCGAAGATCAATTTCCTCTATACCGCCAAGGCGATGGCCGAGCTGGAGCGCCTTCAGCGCGATTCGGCCGAGCCGGACAAGATCGAGCGATTGATCGGCGTGGTCGAGCACCGGCAGGGCCATGCGCTGGCCATGGCGGTGGAGCGCACCAAGATCGCGCTGTCCGACCGCGAGGCGGCGGAATTGGCGCTGGACTGGGGCGACGGCAAACTGGCGCTGCCGGTCGACCGCGCGGCGCTGAACCGTGCCACCGGTTCGCTGGCCGCCCGCATCGGCGTCCGCATCCGCGACTGCCTGGCCGATGCCGGGGTGACGGCCGACCGCATCGACGCGGTGTTCCTGACCGGCGGCTCGACCCTGCTGCCCCAGGTCCGCGCCGCCATCCTGGCCGAAGCGCCGGACGCCCGCGTGGTGGAAGGCAACATCTTCGGTTCCGTCGGCCTCGGCCTGACGGTGGAGGCACAGCGGCGCTACGGGTGA
- a CDS encoding SDR family oxidoreductase, which translates to MAKRFGGKVVVITGASSGIGRATAVEFARQGAAVVLAARRMAALHEVAEECVEAGGRAMVVPTDVTDRRAVQHLADRAVEAFGGIDIWVNNAGVIAFGRFEDIPDDVFEQVVRTDFFGMVHGCRAVLPHFLDRGEGIVINTASMVSNIGQRYATPYTAAKFAMRGFSESLRQELVDEPGIHVCMVMPAAIDTPLWQHAANYTGRAVKPLNPVHPPEEVAAAILSLARDPRRDLFVGAEGRLAAVGNTVAPQLTERALARTIERDMFQNRSAPATSGGVLTAMPEYQGASGGWIEPKPENPFSWTNLTLFVLPVLLASRPLGGARIRHAR; encoded by the coding sequence ATGGCGAAGCGGTTCGGCGGCAAGGTGGTGGTCATCACGGGCGCGTCCAGCGGCATCGGGCGGGCGACCGCTGTGGAGTTTGCCCGCCAGGGGGCGGCGGTGGTGCTGGCGGCACGGCGGATGGCCGCCCTGCACGAGGTGGCGGAGGAGTGCGTCGAGGCCGGCGGCCGGGCGATGGTGGTGCCGACCGACGTCACCGACCGGCGCGCCGTTCAGCATCTGGCCGACCGCGCGGTCGAGGCCTTCGGCGGCATCGACATCTGGGTGAACAATGCCGGCGTCATCGCCTTCGGCCGGTTCGAGGACATCCCCGACGACGTGTTCGAGCAGGTGGTGCGTACCGACTTCTTCGGCATGGTCCATGGCTGCCGCGCCGTGCTGCCCCATTTCCTCGACCGCGGCGAGGGGATCGTCATCAACACCGCCTCGATGGTGTCAAACATCGGCCAGCGCTATGCCACCCCCTACACCGCGGCGAAGTTCGCGATGCGCGGCTTCTCCGAATCGCTGCGGCAGGAGCTGGTGGACGAGCCCGGCATCCATGTCTGCATGGTGATGCCCGCCGCCATCGACACCCCGCTGTGGCAACATGCCGCCAATTACACCGGCCGGGCGGTGAAGCCGCTCAACCCGGTCCATCCGCCGGAGGAGGTCGCCGCCGCCATCCTGTCGCTGGCCCGCGATCCCCGGCGCGACCTGTTCGTCGGCGCCGAGGGCCGCCTCGCGGCGGTGGGCAACACCGTGGCGCCGCAGCTGACCGAACGGGCGCTGGCCCGTACCATCGAGCGGGACATGTTCCAGAACCGCTCGGCTCCCGCGACATCCGGTGGGGTGCTGACGGCGATGCCGGAGTATCAGGGCGCCAGCGGCGGCTGGATCGAACCGAAGCCGGAAAACCCCTTCTCCTGGACCAACCTGACCCTGTTCGTGCTGCCGGTCCTTCTCGCCAGCCGGCCGCTGGGCGGCGCCCGGATTCGTCATGCCCGCTGA
- a CDS encoding sulfurtransferase TusA family protein yields MPARELDVKGLHCPLPILRTRALLDRMEAGEELVVHATDPASVIDFRHFCNTTDNALLSHETQPDDVHKTVFIYRIRRGG; encoded by the coding sequence GTGCCGGCGAGAGAGCTTGACGTGAAGGGGCTGCATTGCCCGTTGCCCATCCTGCGCACCCGGGCCCTGCTGGACCGGATGGAGGCGGGGGAGGAGCTGGTGGTCCATGCGACCGATCCGGCCTCTGTCATCGATTTCAGGCATTTCTGCAACACGACCGACAACGCGCTGCTGTCGCACGAGACGCAGCCCGACGATGTCCACAAGACGGTCTTCATCTACCGGATCCGCCGGGGCGGCTGA
- a CDS encoding DUF2478 domain-containing protein: MPLPPASPPPLRPGAVIHGPGSQGVDTLLDGFTAELKRRGFRVGGLVQRNRGPGDDCAELMELVDVATGRAYDITQRLGRESQSCRVDPTGVAEASQAIRQAVAAKVDLLVVNKFAGLESQGDGLSDEMLAAIAEGIPVLTSVGSRYLNEWQTATGGFCDLLSPTAESLWRWWGPQRLYDDLVQGVADARVRRIVTGAQWVLVETDAGLGVAARQTPPAADGVEDAQRWAGRSLRDLAAMAVQSWDALEIAVGTAALNAHYNRPDLTGAPGNGLDLFAGVDGRVVVIGGFPQIARRMPQARVIDMNPQEGEFPEAACDWLLPGADAVAVTASAFANRTLPRLLRVSAGARVAMIGPGTPLTPRLFDYGIESLAGFVAVDREAVARTIAGGGGSRDFHPHGRMVTLHRTPNL, encoded by the coding sequence ATGCCGTTGCCCCCCGCCTCTCCGCCGCCCCTGCGTCCCGGCGCCGTGATCCATGGTCCGGGCTCGCAGGGGGTCGACACGCTGCTGGACGGCTTCACGGCGGAGCTGAAGCGGCGCGGATTCCGCGTCGGCGGGCTGGTCCAGCGCAACCGCGGGCCAGGCGACGATTGCGCGGAGCTGATGGAGCTGGTCGACGTCGCCACCGGCCGCGCCTATGACATCACCCAGCGGCTGGGGCGGGAATCGCAATCCTGCCGCGTCGACCCGACCGGCGTGGCCGAGGCCAGCCAGGCGATCCGCCAGGCGGTCGCGGCCAAGGTCGATTTGCTGGTCGTCAACAAGTTCGCCGGGCTGGAATCGCAAGGCGACGGCCTGTCGGACGAGATGCTGGCCGCCATCGCCGAGGGCATCCCGGTGCTGACCAGCGTCGGCAGCCGCTATCTCAACGAATGGCAGACGGCCACCGGCGGCTTCTGCGACCTGCTGTCGCCGACCGCGGAGTCGCTGTGGCGCTGGTGGGGACCGCAGCGGCTCTATGACGACCTCGTCCAGGGCGTCGCCGACGCCCGCGTGCGGCGCATCGTCACCGGCGCCCAATGGGTGCTGGTGGAGACCGATGCCGGCCTGGGCGTTGCCGCACGGCAGACGCCGCCCGCAGCAGACGGAGTGGAGGATGCGCAACGCTGGGCCGGACGGTCGTTGCGCGATCTCGCAGCCATGGCGGTGCAGTCGTGGGATGCGCTGGAGATCGCCGTCGGAACGGCGGCACTCAACGCCCACTACAACCGTCCGGACCTGACCGGCGCGCCGGGCAACGGGCTCGACCTGTTCGCCGGGGTGGATGGCCGGGTGGTGGTGATCGGCGGCTTCCCCCAGATCGCCCGGCGGATGCCGCAGGCCCGGGTGATCGACATGAACCCGCAGGAGGGCGAATTTCCGGAAGCGGCCTGCGACTGGCTGCTGCCGGGGGCGGATGCGGTGGCGGTCACGGCGTCCGCCTTTGCCAACCGCACCCTGCCCCGCCTGCTGCGGGTCTCGGCCGGCGCGCGGGTGGCGATGATCGGCCCCGGCACGCCGCTGACCCCACGCCTGTTCGACTATGGCATCGAATCGCTGGCCGGCTTCGTCGCCGTCGACCGCGAGGCGGTTGCGCGCACCATCGCCGGCGGTGGCGGCTCACGCGATTTTCATCCCCATGGCCGGATGGTCACGCTGCACCGGACACCCAATCTCTAG
- a CDS encoding DUF1244 domain-containing protein, whose amino-acid sequence MAELDRQTRIELEAAAFRGLVDHLRKRTDVQNIDLMNLAGFCRNCLSKWYAAAARERGVELSDEDARIAVYGMPYSEWKRTHQKEATPEQQKTFEDTKPLHAEISGHTAR is encoded by the coding sequence ATGGCCGAACTGGACCGCCAGACCCGCATCGAACTCGAGGCCGCCGCCTTCCGCGGACTGGTCGACCATCTGCGCAAGCGCACGGACGTGCAGAACATCGACCTGATGAACCTCGCCGGCTTCTGCCGCAACTGCCTGTCCAAATGGTACGCGGCCGCCGCCAGGGAGCGCGGCGTCGAGCTGTCCGACGAGGATGCCCGCATCGCCGTCTACGGCATGCCCTATTCCGAATGGAAGCGGACCCATCAGAAGGAGGCCACCCCCGAACAGCAGAAGACGTTCGAGGACACCAAGCCGCTGCACGCCGAGATCAGCGGGCACACCGCGCGGTAG
- a CDS encoding glutathione S-transferase family protein, with the protein MILIGQYDSPFVRRVAVALRLYGMAYEHRPWSVFSDAAEVGRFNPLKRVPTLVLGEGTDGDEALIESGAILDHLDEVAGPDRALIPRQGPERRRALKLCALATGLADKAVSLVYERVLHRERSELWVERCTGQIGAVLDVLEADRAAQPGPWWFGPRIGHADIAVACALRFIGEAHAGVFDGERWPALAAHAASCEALPEFQAVVQPFSVSA; encoded by the coding sequence ATGATCCTGATCGGACAGTATGATTCGCCCTTCGTGCGCCGCGTCGCCGTGGCGTTGCGGCTCTATGGCATGGCCTACGAGCACCGGCCCTGGTCGGTCTTCTCCGACGCGGCCGAGGTCGGCCGCTTCAACCCGCTGAAGCGGGTGCCGACCCTGGTGTTGGGAGAGGGCACAGACGGTGACGAGGCGCTGATCGAAAGCGGGGCCATCCTCGACCATCTCGACGAGGTCGCCGGACCGGACCGTGCGCTGATCCCCCGGCAGGGGCCGGAGCGCCGCCGGGCGCTGAAGCTCTGCGCGCTGGCGACCGGGCTGGCCGACAAGGCGGTCAGCCTGGTCTATGAGCGGGTTCTGCACCGGGAACGGTCGGAGCTGTGGGTGGAGCGCTGCACCGGCCAGATCGGCGCGGTGCTCGACGTGCTGGAGGCCGACCGCGCCGCGCAGCCCGGCCCCTGGTGGTTCGGCCCGCGCATCGGCCATGCCGACATCGCCGTCGCCTGCGCCCTGCGCTTCATCGGCGAGGCCCATGCCGGCGTCTTCGACGGCGAGCGCTGGCCCGCTCTCGCCGCCCATGCCGCCTCCTGCGAAGCCCTGCCGGAGTTCCAGGCGGTGGTGCAGCCCTTTTCGGTGAGCGCCTGA
- a CDS encoding ABC transporter substrate-binding protein: MGLAILSLLAVGTAGPALADEGRLQKITDQKQLRVCSWPDYYAISFRNPRTGVLEGLDAELAQSFADDLGVRLSVVESSFPRFIDDLLADRCDIGMFAIGATPARAQRVAFSQPYLRSGIYAVTTQTNDLIRRWEDLDRSGNVVAVQKDTYMDGYARREMKAARIVAVTRPQEREEEVQAGRADAFLTDYPYGQRMLAFHPWARLVVPDVPVQPTPYAYAVAPGDAAWLERVNAFVAAIKADGRLESIAARYKLTPIVARD; the protein is encoded by the coding sequence ATGGGTTTGGCAATTCTGTCCCTTCTTGCAGTCGGCACCGCCGGACCGGCCCTGGCGGACGAAGGGAGACTTCAGAAAATTACGGATCAGAAGCAACTTCGTGTCTGCTCCTGGCCTGATTACTACGCGATCTCGTTCCGGAACCCGCGCACCGGCGTGCTGGAGGGGCTGGACGCCGAACTGGCCCAATCCTTCGCCGACGATCTCGGTGTCCGCCTGTCGGTGGTCGAGAGCAGCTTTCCCCGCTTCATCGACGATCTGCTGGCGGATCGCTGCGACATCGGCATGTTCGCCATCGGCGCGACTCCGGCGCGGGCGCAGCGCGTGGCTTTCAGCCAGCCCTACCTGCGCAGTGGCATCTATGCCGTGACCACCCAGACCAACGATCTGATCAGGCGCTGGGAGGATCTGGACCGGTCCGGCAACGTCGTGGCGGTGCAGAAGGACACCTACATGGACGGCTACGCCCGCAGGGAGATGAAGGCGGCCCGCATCGTCGCCGTCACCCGCCCGCAGGAGCGGGAGGAGGAGGTGCAGGCCGGCCGCGCCGATGCCTTCCTGACCGATTATCCCTACGGGCAGCGCATGCTGGCCTTCCATCCCTGGGCGCGGCTGGTCGTGCCGGATGTCCCGGTGCAGCCCACCCCCTACGCCTATGCGGTGGCGCCCGGCGATGCCGCCTGGCTCGAGCGGGTCAACGCCTTCGTCGCCGCGATCAAGGCCGACGGGCGGTTGGAGAGCATCGCCGCCCGCTACAAGCTGACCCCCATCGTGGCGCGGGACTGA